A portion of the Salminus brasiliensis chromosome 9, fSalBra1.hap2, whole genome shotgun sequence genome contains these proteins:
- the nat16l gene encoding N-acetyltransferase 16, like, whose protein sequence is MEAQYVGESDGLTFWLARPQDYDEVMAISHGIYAGNDYLPHRYKIWMTEKNRVTIIARRDGKLMALESGLVVDGGKTIVMEGLRVCPTERGRGVAGVIQRVTDRYVKQLYPSVNTKRLTRRDAPKPGHMSKFTILARRAALTLTGEAERFKSFVLGLKTKLDSIEKTEGSTTINHQLVVLKDDQKLEALLLNPDLSTRLQLPGGAIIQDWQPLKPMESNLEILRRRKLTWLANISNDKPTFMSFYTHPYPIPFNGGSLRLNIDLYGEDLCLARQALITHLEQVMGEIHGTVLVHIYMPQALWAGMRKFCEGDEGVKQLGDYWEQMFLEREMS, encoded by the exons ATGGAAGCACAATATGTAGGAGAGAGTGATGGGCTGACATTCTGGCTGGCCAGACCACAGGACTATGATGAGGTGATGGCCATATCACATGGCATCTATGCAGGCAATGACTACCTACCTCATCGATACAAAATCTGGATGACTGAGAAGAATCGAGTCACCATAATTGCCAGAAGAGATGGAAAGTTG ATGGCACTGGAGTCTGGACTGGTGGTGGATGGAGGCAAGACAATAGTGATGGAAGGGTTAAGGGTGTGTCCGACTGAAAGGGGTCGTGGTGTGGCTGGAGTGATCCAAAGAGTGACTGACAGATATGTTAAGCAGCTTTACCCAAGTGTAAACACCAAACGACTAACAAGACGTGATGCTCCAAAACCTGGACACATGTCCAAGTTCACTATTCTGGCTCGAAGG GCTGCATTGACTTTGACTGGAGAGGCTGAGAGGTTTAAAAGCTTTGTCTTAGGCCTGAAAACAAAACTGGATAGTATAGAGAAGACAGAAGGATCCACAACTATCAACCACCAGCTAGTTGTTCTGAAGGATGATCAGAAGCTTGAAGCCCTACTTCTGAATCCTGACCTTTCCACCAGACTTCAGCTTCCAGGAGGTGCCATCATCCAGGACTGGCAGCCCCTAAAGCCGATGGAAAGCAACTTGGAAATCTTAAGAAGAAGGAAGCTTACTTGGTTAGCTAACATTTCCAATGACAAACCGACATTCATGAGCTTCTACACACATCCATACCCTATTCCTTTCAATGGAGGTTCCTTGAGGTTAAACATTGACCTGTATGGAGAAGACCTTTGTTTGGCAAGGCAGGCACTGATAACCCATTTGGAGCAGGTAATGGGGGAGATTCATGGCACTGTTCTGGTTCATATCTACATGCCTCAAGCTCTGTGGGCGGGCATGAGAAAGTTCTGTGAAGGAGATGAGGGAGTGAAGCAACTCGGGGATTACTGGGAGCAGATGTTtctggagagagagatgtcATGA